A single window of Agromyces aureus DNA harbors:
- a CDS encoding LysR family substrate-binding domain-containing protein — protein sequence MTLQLRYVAGVSPARWLRAWNERRPDLALEAHRVDESDQLAGLREGEIDLAFVRLPIETEGLHAIPLWEEQAVAVLPKDHAFADAESLTLADLVDEQVAPVQDDAAMTIELVAAGTGLAFLPHGVARLHARKDVVAIPVTDAAPTRIALVWTLERDDADIQEFVGVVRGRKAQSSRGHADDEPALSPAKAAKKAAAERRAAEAAKKGKGGKAGGKGGKSARPAPRTGSGAKQRSKRRGR from the coding sequence ATGACCCTGCAACTGCGCTATGTCGCCGGAGTGAGTCCGGCCAGGTGGCTGCGAGCCTGGAACGAGCGTCGACCCGACCTCGCGCTCGAGGCGCACCGCGTCGACGAGTCCGACCAGCTCGCGGGGCTTCGCGAGGGCGAGATCGACCTCGCGTTCGTGCGCCTGCCGATCGAGACCGAGGGCCTGCACGCCATCCCCCTGTGGGAGGAGCAGGCCGTGGCCGTGCTCCCGAAGGACCACGCGTTCGCCGACGCGGAGTCGCTGACCCTCGCCGACCTCGTCGACGAGCAGGTCGCCCCGGTTCAGGATGACGCGGCGATGACGATCGAGCTCGTGGCCGCGGGCACGGGCCTGGCGTTCCTGCCCCACGGCGTCGCCCGCCTGCACGCGCGCAAAGACGTGGTCGCCATTCCGGTGACGGATGCCGCGCCGACCCGCATCGCGCTCGTCTGGACCCTCGAACGCGACGACGCCGACATCCAGGAGTTCGTCGGCGTGGTGCGCGGACGCAAGGCGCAGAGCTCGCGCGGACACGCCGACGACGAGCCCGCGCTCTCGCCCGCGAAGGCCGCGAAGAAGGCCGCGGCCGAACGCCGCGCCGCCGAGGCGGCGAAGAAGGGCAAGGGCGGGAAGGCCGGAGGCAAGGGCGGCAAGTCCGCCCGTCCGGCTCCTCGCACGGGCTCCGGCGCGAAGCAGCGCAGCAAGCGGAGAGGCCGATGA
- a CDS encoding glutamine amidotransferase — MSEPRPFLFLSARPEVEAVGPEYESIRRAMAVDAGRLEHVRLDIESFPQTDLADYAGVVVGGSPFNVTTPEEHKHPVQRRVEDDLARVAEAALDGGHPLLFTCYGIGVLTRLLGGEVGTRHGEDAAAVEITLTDAGAEDPLTGVLPRSFDALVGHKEATERLPDGAVLLASSAACPVQVYRAGARVYATQFHPEVTAHDFVARANVYRHHGYFPASELRAVSDRLAAASVTEPQRLLRRFAEFAGADG, encoded by the coding sequence ATGAGCGAACCCCGGCCGTTCCTGTTCCTCTCGGCGCGACCCGAGGTCGAGGCGGTCGGGCCGGAGTACGAGTCGATCCGCCGCGCCATGGCGGTCGATGCGGGCCGGCTCGAGCACGTCCGCCTCGACATCGAGTCGTTTCCGCAGACCGATCTCGCCGACTACGCCGGCGTGGTCGTCGGTGGCAGCCCGTTCAACGTGACGACGCCCGAGGAGCACAAGCACCCCGTGCAGCGCCGCGTCGAAGACGACCTCGCACGGGTCGCCGAGGCCGCGCTCGACGGCGGGCATCCGCTGCTGTTCACGTGCTACGGCATCGGCGTGCTCACGCGCCTGCTCGGCGGCGAGGTCGGCACCCGCCACGGCGAGGACGCCGCGGCCGTCGAGATCACGCTCACCGACGCGGGCGCCGAAGACCCGCTGACCGGGGTGCTCCCCCGCAGCTTCGACGCGCTCGTCGGCCACAAGGAGGCCACCGAGCGCCTGCCCGACGGCGCCGTGCTGCTCGCGTCGTCGGCGGCGTGCCCCGTGCAGGTCTACCGGGCCGGGGCGCGCGTCTACGCGACCCAGTTCCATCCAGAGGTCACCGCGCACGACTTCGTCGCGCGCGCGAACGTGTACCGCCACCACGGTTACTTCCCGGCGAGCGAACTTCGCGCCGTGAGCGACCGGTTGGCTGCGGCATCCGTCACCGAACCGCAGCGACTGCTTCGACGCTTCGCGGAGTTCGCGGGCGCCGACGGCTGA
- a CDS encoding YidC/Oxa1 family membrane protein insertase: MDLYAFPPIAAVLDVAYSLLMGLTDLLEPLAGGASAALAIVLVTLLVRTALIPVGVSQAKAERTRARLAPRLAELQRKHKANPERLQREMMALYAEEGTSPFAGCLPMLVQIPVVGVIYALFILPVIAGHPNDLLTHTLFGVPLGSSLAGSLAAGTATPATIAVFGAIVLLIALVGEVTRRAFRPVAAAGAASASRSSSSASEPGQLPGLASMQNVLGLLQFVTAVVAMFVPLAAAVYLLITVSWTLGQRLVLRRLFPAAPSAPGVPPALPA; the protein is encoded by the coding sequence ATGGACCTCTACGCCTTTCCGCCCATCGCCGCCGTGCTCGACGTCGCCTACTCGCTGCTCATGGGCCTCACCGACCTGCTCGAACCGCTCGCCGGCGGTGCGAGCGCCGCGCTCGCGATCGTGCTCGTGACGCTGCTCGTGCGAACCGCCCTCATTCCCGTCGGCGTCTCGCAGGCGAAGGCCGAGCGCACCCGCGCACGGCTCGCGCCTCGCCTGGCCGAACTCCAGCGCAAGCACAAGGCGAATCCCGAACGCCTGCAGCGCGAGATGATGGCGCTCTACGCCGAGGAGGGCACGTCGCCCTTCGCCGGCTGCCTGCCGATGCTCGTGCAGATCCCCGTGGTCGGCGTCATCTACGCGCTGTTCATCCTGCCGGTCATCGCCGGGCACCCGAACGACCTGCTCACGCACACGCTGTTCGGCGTGCCCCTCGGCTCGAGCCTCGCGGGATCCCTCGCTGCCGGCACGGCGACCCCCGCGACCATCGCCGTGTTCGGCGCGATCGTGCTGCTCATCGCCCTGGTCGGCGAGGTCACCCGGCGGGCGTTCCGGCCGGTCGCGGCGGCGGGTGCGGCATCCGCGTCGAGGTCGTCGTCTTCCGCATCCGAGCCCGGCCAACTGCCGGGGCTCGCCAGCATGCAGAACGTCTTGGGCCTCCTGCAGTTCGTGACGGCGGTGGTCGCGATGTTCGTGCCGCTCGCCGCGGCGGTCTACCTGCTCATCACCGTCTCGTGGACGCTCGGCCAGCGGCTCGTGCTGCGTCGCCTGTTTCCTGCAGCGCCCTCAGCGCCCGGGGTGCCGCCCGCGCTGCCCGCGTGA
- a CDS encoding DUF6412 domain-containing protein encodes MDHVVALLRLIQGVLEPQLAGDAHLTAIVIGALSIAAVAVIVTSYRAVPSLVGADASSASLRHRQTVDPGRLIAQSDPDAAGRPRPRAPGGAMQAA; translated from the coding sequence GTGGACCACGTCGTCGCCCTCCTGCGCCTGATCCAGGGCGTGCTCGAACCGCAGCTCGCGGGCGACGCGCACCTCACGGCCATCGTCATCGGCGCGCTCTCGATCGCCGCGGTCGCGGTCATCGTGACGTCCTACCGGGCGGTTCCCTCCCTCGTCGGCGCCGACGCCAGCAGCGCGTCGCTGCGGCACCGCCAGACGGTCGATCCGGGGCGCCTCATCGCGCAGAGCGACCCCGACGCGGCAGGTCGCCCGCGTCCCAGGGCGCCGGGCGGCGCCATGCAGGCCGCGTAG
- a CDS encoding GlsB/YeaQ/YmgE family stress response membrane protein yields the protein MSFLGFLLLGLIAGAIAKLILPGKQGGGWFITLLLGVVGALLGGWLGSLILNRPLTEFWDLGTWLLAIGGSIIVLLIYGLITRNKRA from the coding sequence GTGAGTTTCCTCGGATTCCTCCTCCTCGGCCTGATCGCCGGTGCCATCGCCAAGCTCATCCTCCCGGGCAAGCAGGGCGGCGGCTGGTTCATCACGCTGCTGCTCGGCGTCGTCGGCGCGCTGCTCGGCGGCTGGCTCGGCAGCCTGATCCTGAACCGCCCGCTGACCGAGTTCTGGGACCTCGGCACCTGGCTGCTCGCCATCGGCGGCTCGATCATCGTGCTGCTCATCTACGGCCTGATCACGCGCAACAAGCGCGCCTGA
- a CDS encoding aldehyde dehydrogenase (NADP(+)): protein MTPELETIAANAAAAARPFADTNPRDRAKALVAVADALEANADSLVEVGMAETGLAEARLRGELRRTAVQLRMFAEAVADGAYLDVRIDQADPAFALGPRPDVRRYLVPLGPVVNFAASNFPFAFSVAGGDTASALAAGCPVILKGHPGHPELTERTAAIVAEALAAAGMPDGVFQVVTGQQEGVEILEDPRVKAGAFTGSIPAGQFLAGIAAARPVPIPFFGELGSLNPVFVTQAALDERADEIVAGFVTSVSGSAGQLCTKPGFVFVPAGHGLEQGIADAAASVAPHRLLNPRIAAGYAERREAVLAAPGVRAVAEGRVELDGSGQGWVTPTIVAVSLDDLAAGRDEILEESFGPLSVLVEVAPGTDLAALVPTLLDGNLTATVHAAAGEDAAELQALVRVLTEHAGRVLFGGWPTGVAVTPAMQHGGPWPATTNDSSTSVGTAAITRFLRPVAYQGAPESLLPEPLQTANPWGVPQTIAAAGESTGWGDDLG from the coding sequence ATGACCCCCGAGCTCGAGACCATCGCGGCGAACGCCGCCGCAGCCGCCCGGCCGTTCGCCGACACGAACCCGCGCGACCGTGCGAAGGCGCTCGTGGCGGTGGCCGACGCGCTCGAGGCGAACGCCGACTCGCTCGTCGAGGTCGGCATGGCCGAGACGGGCCTCGCCGAGGCGCGCCTGCGCGGCGAGCTCCGCCGAACGGCCGTGCAGCTCCGGATGTTCGCCGAGGCCGTCGCCGACGGCGCGTACCTCGACGTGCGCATCGACCAGGCCGATCCGGCCTTCGCGCTCGGACCCCGCCCCGACGTGCGCCGCTACCTCGTGCCGCTCGGCCCGGTCGTGAACTTCGCGGCGTCGAACTTCCCGTTCGCGTTCTCGGTCGCGGGCGGCGACACCGCCTCGGCGCTCGCCGCCGGCTGCCCGGTGATCCTCAAGGGGCACCCGGGCCACCCCGAGCTCACCGAGCGCACGGCCGCGATCGTCGCCGAGGCGCTCGCCGCCGCGGGCATGCCCGACGGCGTGTTCCAGGTCGTCACGGGGCAGCAGGAGGGCGTCGAGATCCTCGAGGACCCGCGCGTGAAGGCCGGCGCGTTCACCGGCTCGATCCCGGCGGGCCAGTTCCTCGCAGGCATCGCGGCCGCGCGCCCGGTGCCGATCCCCTTCTTCGGCGAGCTCGGCAGCCTCAACCCCGTGTTCGTGACCCAGGCGGCGCTCGACGAGCGCGCCGACGAGATCGTCGCGGGCTTCGTCACGAGCGTCAGCGGTTCGGCCGGGCAGCTCTGCACCAAGCCCGGGTTCGTGTTCGTTCCCGCCGGGCACGGGCTCGAGCAGGGCATCGCGGATGCCGCGGCATCCGTCGCCCCGCACCGGCTGCTGAACCCGCGCATCGCCGCGGGCTACGCCGAGCGCCGCGAGGCCGTGCTGGCCGCCCCCGGCGTGCGTGCGGTGGCCGAGGGCCGCGTGGAGCTCGACGGATCCGGGCAGGGCTGGGTCACGCCGACGATCGTCGCGGTCTCGCTCGACGACCTCGCGGCGGGGCGCGACGAGATCCTCGAGGAATCGTTCGGCCCGCTCTCGGTGCTCGTCGAGGTGGCGCCCGGCACCGACCTCGCGGCCCTCGTGCCGACCCTGCTCGACGGCAACCTCACGGCGACCGTGCACGCCGCGGCCGGCGAGGATGCCGCTGAGCTGCAGGCCCTGGTGCGCGTGCTCACCGAGCACGCCGGTCGCGTGCTGTTCGGCGGCTGGCCGACGGGCGTCGCGGTGACGCCCGCGATGCAGCACGGCGGACCGTGGCCGGCGACCACGAACGACTCGTCGACCTCGGTCGGCACGGCCGCCATCACCCGGTTCCTCCGGCCGGTCGCCTACCAGGGCGCGCCGGAGTCGCTGCTGCCCGAGCCGCTGCAGACGGCCAACCCGTGGGGCGTGCCGCAGACGATCGCGGCCGCGGGGGAGTCGACCGGCTGGGGCGACGACCTCGGCTGA
- a CDS encoding proline racemase family protein, translated as MRSNRVISAVDSHTEGMPTRVVTGGVGVIPGATMNEKRLHFMEHLDDLRLFLMNEPRGHAAMSGAILQPSTRPDCDWGVVYIEVSGCLPMCGHGTIGVATVLVETGMVDVVEPVTEIRLDTPAGLVIARVAVTDGHADSVTIENVPSYVEALDATVEVPGYGTIPYSMAFGGNFYAMVDLDAVGLPFDRERQQEIVTAGLAIMAAINETAPPRHPFIDGVDHCHHVEFIAPGSDAALSRHAMAIFPGWFDRSPCGTGTSARMAELWARGELALDTDFVNESFIGSRFVGRLIGETEVDGRPAVIPTITGRAWVTGTAQYLLDPSDPFPTGFQF; from the coding sequence ATGCGCTCGAACCGGGTCATCTCGGCCGTCGACTCGCACACCGAGGGCATGCCCACGCGCGTCGTGACCGGCGGCGTCGGGGTCATTCCCGGCGCGACGATGAACGAGAAGCGGCTCCACTTCATGGAGCACCTCGACGACCTGCGGCTGTTCCTCATGAACGAACCGCGCGGCCACGCCGCGATGAGCGGCGCCATCCTCCAGCCCTCGACCCGGCCCGACTGCGACTGGGGCGTCGTCTACATCGAGGTGAGCGGATGCCTGCCGATGTGCGGGCACGGCACCATCGGCGTGGCCACGGTGCTCGTCGAGACGGGCATGGTCGACGTCGTCGAGCCCGTCACCGAGATCCGGCTCGACACCCCCGCCGGGCTCGTGATCGCGCGGGTGGCGGTGACCGACGGCCATGCCGACTCGGTGACCATCGAGAACGTGCCGAGCTACGTCGAGGCGCTCGACGCCACCGTCGAGGTGCCCGGCTACGGCACGATCCCGTACTCGATGGCGTTCGGCGGCAACTTCTACGCCATGGTCGACCTCGACGCGGTCGGGCTCCCGTTCGACCGCGAACGCCAGCAGGAGATCGTGACGGCCGGCCTCGCGATCATGGCGGCCATCAACGAGACCGCGCCGCCGCGGCATCCGTTCATCGACGGCGTCGACCACTGCCACCACGTCGAGTTCATCGCCCCCGGGTCGGATGCCGCGCTGTCGCGCCACGCCATGGCCATCTTCCCCGGATGGTTCGACCGCTCGCCGTGCGGCACCGGCACGTCGGCACGCATGGCCGAGCTCTGGGCGCGCGGCGAGCTCGCGCTCGACACCGACTTCGTCAACGAGTCGTTCATCGGCAGCCGCTTCGTCGGTCGCCTCATCGGCGAGACCGAGGTCGACGGCCGACCCGCCGTGATCCCGACCATCACCGGCCGGGCCTGGGTCACGGGCACCGCGCAGTACCTGCTCGACCCGAGCGACCCGTTCCCGACCGGCTTCCAGTTCTGA
- a CDS encoding dihydrodipicolinate synthase family protein, whose translation MTTQKFDLGGVVVATTLAFKEDASAPAGLAVDYDRFAAHCDFLIENGCRGVGPNGSLGEYSSLTDAERRKVIQVAVETVAGRGLVVAGVHGVGWHQAVQWAEYAKEDGADGVLALPPTIYRASRSEVVEHYTRLNEVGLPIMLYNNPFDTKVDLTPDLVAELAQLENVVAIKEFTADIRRVLEIKELCDIDVIAGADDLLFESLVVGATGWFAGYPNAFPKEAVEIYDLVKAGRIDEARTLYTQLVAVFRWDSKTEFVQAIKLSIDIAGQSYGGPTRPPRGPLSAEHEAQVRRDTQKALDYIASR comes from the coding sequence ATGACCACCCAGAAGTTCGACCTCGGCGGCGTCGTCGTCGCGACCACGCTCGCCTTCAAGGAGGACGCCTCCGCGCCCGCAGGCCTCGCCGTCGACTACGACCGGTTCGCCGCGCACTGCGACTTCCTCATCGAGAACGGATGCCGCGGCGTCGGCCCGAACGGATCGCTCGGCGAGTACTCGAGCCTCACCGACGCCGAGCGTCGCAAGGTGATCCAGGTCGCCGTCGAGACCGTCGCGGGTCGCGGACTCGTCGTCGCGGGCGTGCACGGCGTCGGCTGGCACCAGGCCGTGCAGTGGGCCGAGTACGCCAAGGAGGACGGCGCCGACGGCGTGCTCGCCCTGCCGCCGACGATCTACCGCGCGAGCCGCAGCGAGGTCGTCGAGCACTACACGCGCCTGAACGAGGTCGGCCTGCCGATCATGCTCTACAACAACCCGTTCGACACGAAGGTCGACCTCACGCCCGACCTCGTCGCCGAGCTCGCCCAACTCGAGAACGTCGTCGCGATCAAGGAGTTCACGGCCGACATCCGCCGGGTGCTCGAGATCAAGGAACTCTGCGACATCGACGTCATCGCCGGCGCCGACGACCTGCTCTTCGAGTCGCTCGTGGTGGGTGCGACGGGCTGGTTCGCCGGCTACCCGAACGCGTTCCCGAAGGAGGCCGTCGAGATCTACGACCTCGTGAAGGCGGGCCGCATCGACGAGGCGCGCACGCTCTACACGCAGCTCGTCGCGGTGTTCCGCTGGGACTCGAAGACCGAGTTCGTGCAGGCCATCAAGCTGTCGATCGACATCGCCGGGCAGAGCTACGGTGGACCGACACGTCCTCCGCGCGGCCCGCTGTCGGCCGAGCACGAGGCGCAGGTGCGCCGCGACACGCAGAAGGCGCTCGACTACATCGCGAGCCGCTGA
- a CDS encoding FAD-dependent oxidoreductase: protein MSPATPATPAAGAPAAGAPAAGAPAARTVLVVGAGPAGLAAAKAARERGASVTLLDAVDATGGQYWRHLPASRPSANERALHHGWSTYTALHEELDRDPGCEIVLGAQVWAIEQADAAGEAAPVAVHVLVGPPDGTARRGRTFRPDALVLATGAHDRTLPFPGWDLPGVFTAGAAQAFAKGERVALGERVVIAGAGPFLLPVAASVAATGAKVLGVYEASRVSALVKGWLPKPWQLVGAAKKGGELAGYVGTHLRHRIPYVTGRAVVAAHGTDRVEAVTVAEVDADWSPIAGTERRIEVDAVCVSHGFTPRLELPIAAGCDLTPERFVRVDESQATSVPGVYAAGEITGIGGVDAALAEGEIAGHVAAGGSPRDADLAAAVGARRTFTGFAARIEAAHGIRSGWTTWLEDDTVVCRCEEVPYGRLRETREATCASGLRSMKLTTRAGLGICQGRICGRTVEEIVGSPAASVTTDRRPIASPLRLGELAGRDPNTITHRPSEKGHP from the coding sequence ATGAGCCCCGCCACTCCCGCGACGCCGGCCGCCGGTGCGCCCGCCGCCGGTGCGCCCGCCGCCGGTGCGCCCGCCGCGCGCACGGTGCTCGTGGTCGGCGCCGGCCCCGCCGGACTCGCCGCAGCGAAGGCCGCCCGCGAGCGCGGGGCATCCGTGACCCTGCTCGATGCCGTCGACGCCACGGGCGGCCAGTACTGGCGCCACCTGCCAGCGTCGCGTCCCTCGGCGAACGAGCGCGCGCTGCACCACGGCTGGTCGACCTACACCGCGCTGCACGAGGAGCTCGACCGCGACCCGGGCTGCGAGATCGTGCTCGGCGCGCAGGTCTGGGCGATCGAGCAGGCGGATGCCGCGGGCGAGGCCGCCCCCGTCGCCGTGCACGTGCTCGTGGGCCCGCCCGACGGCACCGCCCGGCGGGGCCGCACGTTCCGCCCCGACGCGCTCGTGCTCGCCACGGGCGCGCACGACCGCACGCTGCCGTTCCCCGGATGGGACCTGCCCGGCGTCTTCACGGCCGGCGCGGCGCAGGCGTTCGCGAAGGGCGAGCGCGTGGCCCTGGGCGAGCGGGTCGTCATCGCCGGAGCCGGACCGTTCCTGCTGCCCGTCGCCGCCTCGGTCGCCGCGACCGGCGCGAAGGTGCTCGGCGTCTACGAGGCGAGCCGCGTGTCGGCGCTCGTGAAGGGGTGGCTGCCGAAGCCGTGGCAGCTCGTGGGCGCCGCGAAGAAGGGCGGCGAACTCGCGGGCTACGTCGGCACCCACCTGCGGCACCGCATCCCGTACGTCACCGGACGGGCGGTCGTCGCCGCGCACGGCACCGACCGGGTCGAGGCCGTCACGGTCGCCGAGGTCGACGCCGACTGGTCGCCGATCGCCGGCACCGAGCGCCGCATCGAGGTCGACGCCGTGTGCGTGAGCCACGGGTTCACGCCACGACTCGAACTGCCGATCGCCGCCGGATGCGACCTCACCCCCGAGCGCTTCGTGCGTGTCGACGAGAGCCAGGCCACGAGCGTTCCCGGCGTCTACGCCGCCGGCGAGATCACCGGCATCGGCGGCGTCGACGCGGCCCTCGCCGAGGGCGAGATCGCCGGTCACGTCGCCGCCGGCGGCAGCCCGCGCGACGCCGACCTCGCCGCGGCCGTCGGCGCACGCCGCACCTTCACGGGCTTCGCCGCCCGCATCGAGGCCGCGCACGGCATCCGCTCGGGCTGGACCACGTGGCTCGAGGACGACACCGTCGTCTGCCGCTGCGAGGAGGTGCCCTACGGGCGCCTGCGCGAGACGCGCGAGGCGACCTGCGCGAGCGGCCTCCGCTCGATGAAGCTCACGACCCGCGCCGGCCTCGGCATCTGCCAGGGGCGCATCTGCGGGCGAACGGTCGAGGAGATCGTCGGCAGCCCCGCGGCATCCGTCACCACCGACCGCCGACCCATCGCCTCGCCACTGCGCCTCGGCGAACTGGCCGGCAGAGACCCCAACACCATCACGCACCGACCGTCCGAGAAAGGACACCCATGA
- a CDS encoding (2Fe-2S)-binding protein: MAARMMPSRHDPIRPRGERPVGISVDGEAVDGVEGQTIAGVVLATGRLAWRRTSVDGRPRGLFCGIGVCFDCIVTVNGERDVRACQRRATDGDVVETQHDELPEAAR, encoded by the coding sequence ATGGCCGCGCGCATGATGCCCTCGCGGCACGACCCGATCCGGCCGAGGGGTGAGCGCCCCGTCGGCATCTCGGTCGACGGCGAAGCGGTCGACGGCGTCGAGGGCCAGACCATCGCCGGCGTCGTGCTCGCGACGGGGCGGCTCGCGTGGCGCAGGACCTCGGTCGACGGTCGACCCCGCGGACTCTTCTGCGGCATCGGCGTGTGCTTCGACTGCATCGTGACGGTCAACGGCGAACGCGACGTGCGGGCGTGCCAGCGACGCGCGACCGACGGCGACGTCGTCGAGACGCAGCACGACGAGCTCCCCGAGGCGGCGCGATGA
- a CDS encoding NAD(P)/FAD-dependent oxidoreductase — MITDVVIVGAGIVGAACARALAMAGVGVTVLERGAAASGTSAKGEGNLLVSDKGPGAELDLAVYASSLWPALVAELADELADERGAAFPSLEYERKGGLVVATTDAGAEPLLAFAATQRVAGVDARAVSVADALALEPWLNPAITAAVHYPDDAQVQPVIATEALLASARRHGAIVRTGVTVTGAMRDADGRVSGVTTDAGDVAAGAVLIAAGPWSGEVAGAMGVRLPVKPRRGMVLVTTRMPHRVFHKVYDGDYFGATQSSDAALQTSSVVESTAAGTVLLGSSREQVGFDERLRVDVIREVAGKALRLFPFLAGASIMRTYGGFRPFMPDHLPVIGEDHRVPGLWHASGHEGAGIGLSLATAELLVAGLLGTPSPIDAAPFGLDRASLAPHLLPETEEAA; from the coding sequence ATGATCACCGACGTCGTCATCGTGGGCGCCGGCATCGTCGGCGCGGCCTGCGCCCGCGCACTCGCGATGGCCGGGGTGGGCGTCACCGTGCTCGAACGCGGAGCCGCGGCATCCGGAACCAGTGCGAAGGGCGAGGGCAACCTGCTCGTCTCCGACAAGGGGCCCGGCGCCGAACTCGACCTCGCCGTCTACGCCTCGTCGCTCTGGCCCGCCCTCGTGGCCGAGCTCGCCGACGAGCTCGCCGACGAGCGCGGTGCCGCGTTCCCCTCGCTCGAGTACGAGCGCAAGGGCGGCCTGGTGGTGGCGACGACGGATGCCGGTGCCGAGCCGTTGCTGGCCTTCGCCGCGACCCAGCGCGTGGCCGGCGTCGACGCCCGCGCGGTGTCCGTCGCCGACGCGCTCGCGCTCGAGCCGTGGCTGAACCCGGCGATCACCGCCGCGGTGCACTACCCCGACGACGCGCAGGTGCAGCCCGTCATCGCAACCGAGGCGCTGCTCGCGTCGGCCCGCCGCCACGGCGCGATCGTGCGAACGGGCGTCACGGTGACCGGTGCGATGCGCGATGCAGACGGCCGCGTGTCGGGCGTGACCACCGATGCCGGCGACGTGGCCGCCGGCGCCGTGCTCATCGCGGCCGGACCCTGGTCGGGCGAGGTCGCGGGCGCCATGGGCGTTCGCCTGCCCGTGAAGCCCCGCCGCGGCATGGTGCTCGTCACCACGCGCATGCCGCACCGCGTGTTCCACAAGGTCTACGACGGCGACTACTTCGGCGCCACCCAGTCGTCCGATGCCGCGCTGCAGACCTCGAGCGTCGTCGAGTCGACGGCGGCGGGCACGGTGCTGCTCGGCTCCAGCCGTGAGCAGGTCGGGTTCGACGAGCGCCTGCGCGTCGACGTGATCCGCGAGGTCGCGGGCAAGGCGCTGCGCCTGTTCCCGTTCCTCGCGGGCGCCTCGATCATGCGCACCTACGGCGGGTTCCGTCCGTTCATGCCCGACCACCTTCCCGTGATCGGCGAAGACCACCGGGTGCCGGGGCTCTGGCACGCGAGCGGGCACGAGGGCGCGGGCATCGGGCTCTCGCTCGCGACCGCCGAGCTGCTCGTCGCCGGCCTGCTCGGCACGCCCTCGCCCATCGACGCCGCCCCGTTCGGCCTCGACCGTGCGTCGCTCGCACCGCACCTGCTGCCCGAGACCGAGGAGGCCGCCTGA
- the glsA gene encoding glutaminase A: protein MAVDESDRSTPSPLSIALASVLERARPKTSGAVATYIPELARADPDQLGIALASVRGTVHEAGDSDAEFTIQSVSKPFVLALALEQSGLAEVTRHVGLEPSGEPFNAISLDEHTGRPLNPMINAGAIVTSSLVRGDRADEKFAVISAGLSAFAGRSLDVDEAVYSSEQATGDRNRALAYLARSAGTLASSAEVATTAYFRQCSLTVTARDLAIMAATLANGGVNPITRERVVSEDVARWTTAVMTSCGMYDASGEWLVRVGLPAKSGVGGGIAALQPEQFGIGTFSPRLDARGNSVRGVAVLEQLSERHGLHMLQHRETPLSPIDEISVGGGSDEVAGDEVVAMLRGELNFGNVEEVLTRLMPLLESEGRLVLDFGAVTRVGAPAVRLLLWAADAAGPAPDGLPRVELRDPDGVLDVDLAD, encoded by the coding sequence ATGGCCGTCGACGAGTCCGACCGGAGCACGCCGTCCCCGCTGAGCATCGCGCTCGCCTCGGTGCTCGAGCGTGCGCGGCCGAAGACATCGGGAGCCGTCGCCACGTACATCCCCGAGCTCGCACGCGCAGACCCCGACCAGCTCGGCATCGCGCTCGCGAGCGTGCGCGGCACCGTGCACGAGGCCGGCGACAGCGACGCCGAGTTCACGATCCAGTCGGTCTCCAAGCCGTTCGTGCTCGCCCTGGCGCTCGAGCAGTCCGGGCTGGCCGAAGTGACCAGGCACGTCGGCCTCGAACCGAGCGGCGAGCCGTTCAACGCCATCAGCCTCGACGAGCACACCGGTCGGCCGCTCAACCCGATGATCAACGCGGGCGCCATCGTGACCAGCTCGCTCGTGCGCGGCGACCGCGCCGACGAGAAGTTCGCGGTGATCAGCGCCGGCCTCTCGGCCTTCGCCGGCCGCTCGCTCGACGTCGACGAGGCCGTGTACTCCTCCGAACAGGCGACCGGCGACCGCAACCGCGCGCTCGCCTACCTCGCACGGTCGGCCGGCACGCTCGCGTCGAGCGCCGAGGTCGCGACGACGGCGTACTTCCGGCAGTGCTCGCTCACGGTCACGGCGCGCGACCTCGCGATCATGGCCGCGACGCTCGCCAACGGCGGCGTGAACCCCATCACGCGCGAACGCGTCGTCAGCGAGGACGTCGCGCGCTGGACGACCGCGGTCATGACCAGCTGCGGCATGTACGACGCCTCGGGCGAGTGGCTCGTGCGCGTCGGCCTGCCCGCCAAGAGCGGCGTCGGCGGGGGCATCGCGGCCCTGCAGCCCGAGCAGTTCGGCATCGGCACGTTCAGCCCCCGGCTCGACGCGCGCGGCAACAGTGTGCGCGGCGTCGCCGTGCTCGAGCAACTCAGCGAGCGCCACGGCCTGCACATGCTCCAGCACCGCGAGACCCCGCTCTCGCCGATCGACGAGATCTCGGTCGGCGGCGGCTCCGACGAGGTCGCCGGCGACGAGGTCGTCGCGATGCTCCGCGGCGAGCTGAACTTCGGCAATGTCGAGGAGGTGCTCACCCGCCTCATGCCGCTGCTCGAGTCCGAGGGCCGGCTGGTGCTCGACTTCGGGGCGGTCACGCGGGTCGGCGCACCCGCGGTGCGCCTGCTGCTCTGGGCAGCGGATGCCGCGGGCCCGGCGCCCGACGGACTCCCCCGCGTCGAGCTGCGCGACCCCGACGGCGTGCTCGACGTCGATCTCGCCGACTGA